The DNA segment CTGCATGTGCTGCCTGCCATAACGTGATGGATCAGTTGGGTTTCGCCCTCGAGAACTTTGGCCCCGTCGGACATTGGCGAACACACGATGGAAAAGAGAAAATCGATAGCAGTGGAAAACTGCCGGACGGCACCGAATTCAACGGAGCCGCCGACCTAACCAATTTGCTTACCCATGCCCGACGCGAACAATTTGTACGCTGCTTAGCCGAAAAAACGTTGATCTACGCCGTTGGGCGTGGAACCGATTACTACGACCGATGCGCAATCGATGAAATCCTGGCTAAAATAGAAGACAATGACAGCCGATATGGCGACATGGTCTTTGCCATTATCGCCAGCGATCCATTCCAACGAGTGGGCTCGAGAAGCAACGATTAATCGATAGCCAGTCCCTAACCCTCTGTGATCAAGGAAGCCACTCGATGTCAAAAAGTCTATCGCGACGCACCGTCCTGCGAGGAATGGGCACGGCTCTGGCTTTACCTTGGCTGGATGTCATGTCCCCGACCCGCTTACTGGCAGCGAAGTCAACGCTCGCGGCGCCACCACTGCGGATGGGATTTTTCTACGTCCCCAATGGCATTCACATGCAGGACTGGACGCCAGACGCCGAAGGTTCGTCCTATGGCCTGACGCGAACGCTGGAACGCCTGAAAGAACACAAATCCGATTTCAATGTTCTGTCAGGTTTGACGCTTGATGGAGCGCGCGCCCACGGCGACGGGGGAGGGGATCACGCCCGCAGCGTGGCGGCTTTTCTAACGGGTGCCCACCCAAGGAAAACAAATGGTGCGGATATCAACAATCAAATATCCGTCGATCAAGCAACCGCGGCAAAGGTCGGCGATGCCACGCGGTTTGGATCATTGGAATTAGGTTTGGAAGCTAGCGCTCAAGCAGGGAACTGTGACAGCGGCTACAGCTGTGCGTATGCGTCCAACATGTCTTGGCGAGGCCCCACTCAACCGGTCGCAAAAGAAGTCGATCCAGGAGCGGTCTTCGATCGCTTGTTCGCTGCACAGTCTTCGAACGAAACTCGGCGGATGAAAAGCGTCCGCGAGAAGTACCGCAAAAGCATTATCGACTTCGCACTGGAAGATGCGAAAAGCCTGCACAAACAATTGCCTGCGATCGACCGCCGAAAACTGGATGAGTACCTCTACAGTATCCGCGATGTCGAAAAACGTGTTGCCGGTGCCGACAGGCTATCGGTCAATGAAGAAGGGGTCCCCGATTACCCGCGGCCCCGAGGTGTTCCAAAGGCGCTTAGCGAGCACTCGGAACTGATGATGGACATGATCACGTTGGCCTATCAGACCGACAGCACCCGGATCCTTTCGTTCATGTTCACCAATGCAGGTAGCAATCGCAGCTACCCGGAAATCGATATCAAAGAGGGGCATCACGAACTCTCTCATCACGGAAAAAGTGAATCCAAACAGAAGTCG comes from the Roseimaritima multifibrata genome and includes:
- a CDS encoding DUF1552 domain-containing protein, which codes for MSKSLSRRTVLRGMGTALALPWLDVMSPTRLLAAKSTLAAPPLRMGFFYVPNGIHMQDWTPDAEGSSYGLTRTLERLKEHKSDFNVLSGLTLDGARAHGDGGGDHARSVAAFLTGAHPRKTNGADINNQISVDQATAAKVGDATRFGSLELGLEASAQAGNCDSGYSCAYASNMSWRGPTQPVAKEVDPGAVFDRLFAAQSSNETRRMKSVREKYRKSIIDFALEDAKSLHKQLPAIDRRKLDEYLYSIRDVEKRVAGADRLSVNEEGVPDYPRPRGVPKALSEHSELMMDMITLAYQTDSTRILSFMFTNAGSNRSYPEIDIKEGHHELSHHGKSESKQKSIATINRFHLDRFGELLKRLKGISEGEGTLLDNCMIVYGSGISDGDRHNHDDLPILLAGKAGGRIESGRHIKYENGTPLCNLYTWMMQQMGVQTDSFGDSNGVIKL